The nucleotide sequence tgggatatattaggcagaaagtgaacattttgtcctcaaaattgatgtgttagaagcaggaaaatggTTAGGCTTAatgatttgagcgagtttgacatgGACCAAATTGTGATAGccagacgactgggtcagagcctctccaaaactgcagcttttctggggtgttcctggtctgcagtggtcagtatctttcaaaggtggtccaaggaaggaacagtggagaaccggagacagggtcatgggcggccaaggctcattgatgcacgtggggagcaaaggctggcctgtgtggtccaatcaaacagacgagctactgtagatcaaattgctcaaaaagttaatgctggttctgatagaaatggTTTCAGAATACATAGttcatcgcagtttgttgcgaaTGGGGCTATATAGCCGCAGATCAGTCCGAGTGCCCATGCTCacccctgaccccgccaaaCGCGCCAACAATGGCACGTGAACATCAGAattggaccacagagcaatggaagaagttgGCCTAGTCTGATGAATCACTTTTTCTTTTACATGCAGaccatgaataccctttcatggaaacggtattcccagGTGgctgtttgttttaaaaagcaaaaatgttTCAGGAACGGTTTGAGGAgggagaccaacacaatattaggtcataatgttatgcctgatctgtacATGTAGCCAACATGTGCGCACCACGCACAGACACAacacataaaaacatttgaaaacattactatttttaatgtttttgaaagaagtctcttttgctcatcaagcctgtatttatttgataaaaaaagtttcaaaattttggggtcagtgatttgtttattttttctgaaagaaattaatacttttattcagaaaggatacatttataaaaagtgatagtacattttttattgttaaaaaagatcttcattaataatcctgaaaaagttTGACAGGTTAAAATGTCTCagttacgtatggtaaccctcgttccctgaaggacgtaCATCGGACGGAATTCACGCAGGGAGAGTCACGCTGctgttctgcaagacccactcaacAGACCGGCCGTTGTAGGTGAGGGAGCAACACCTCACTAAGACGACACAGGCTCGCCGTAGGGAGCCGTACCggggaagaatacacatatggaaCTGCCGTGGGGGTCACAACATCATAGAACCCagcctaacacaagttccacCAATGCATACGAGTTTAACACTGACTAGACACGCTCCTCAGTGAGGCACGCTGTCAGGCAGACTGAATCCAGCCCCATAGTGAGAGATCCTCTGCGCGGGGCAGGGTTTGCTCTTTCCCCAGTTGACCCAAAGCCCCAACTgcctgaggtgactgagcaccatgtccctgtgttcgcacaactgctctcGTGACTGGGCAAGGattagccagtcgtcgagataggaCTCGAGATACCGGTAGTCGCTCTCTAATGGGAGCAATGGCCGCCTCCGTGACTTTCGTGAAGACACGGGGTGACAGGGACAGCCCAAAGGGTAGGAcgttgtactgatatgctcgtcTGTCGAATGCAAAGCATAGGAACCGTCTGTGTCAAGGGAGAATCGAGACATGAATGAACATGTCCTTTAGGTTGAttgctgcaaaccaatcttggggacggatgcaccTGAAGATGCGTTTCTCCATTAGCATTCTGAGCGGCAGCCTGTTAAGGGACCGGTTCAAGAATCGCAGATCCAAGATCGGCCATAACCCGTCacttttcttgggtacaatgaagtacgggctgtaaaagccggtcttcatatcggctggagggaccggctcgatcgcgtccttcgccagtaggactgcgatCTCCGCTTGGAGCACAGGGGCGCCCTCCTTTGACACGGAGGTGAAGTGGACACACCTGAACTTGGGGGGAAGccgggcgaactgaatcgcatagccgagtctgatggtaagGATGAGCCAGCGGGACGAGCTGGGAAgcgctagccaggcccccagcaACCGAACTAGGAAGTAGGCGAGTCTCGACCTAAGTGCAGAGATAGTCGTATTCCTGCAGTGGGAACAAGAACTATCCACAAAAGCTGCCTCAGCATGCTCTAAGCCCAAACACGTGATACAGCGATTGTGACCGTCAGCAGGCGACAGGGAATGACACATCTAGAAACGCACGGGtggaatgacatcttgaaaaagacgcaacATCACCCCTGTTGCTCTTTTATGAGGAAACactcttttagtgctgaagcacccAGGGATCGACCGTGGCAGAATACAGGGATAAGTGCAGCTCGTATATGCTTTCACACTAGGAAACGGCCTTCACCAGACCAATAACTGCACTGttgctgtgaaaacagcagtTTTCCtgagggttgttttccatgtccgcgggttgaagcgacctctattatgtgatatatagacccaggaatgtgaattttagcagtctaccttgccaaaataacacacattttaccccccaacgCCATTTTCCCCCCCCAGAGAACCCCCACGAGAAGTTATTGTTTTGGGCTTGgctggttttgttgtaaaaacttgccaACCATGTCTGCACGcatgctggaataaacgatctttgccggtgttgtaaaaaaaatagaatgaaaggatacacagttacttaccaacatgatcatcatttcagagagaaatagtgaaggtgaatgtatatacgaacaagttctccgttgaggatttgaacaaaatcaacccaagcgcctttgatgatgtTGATGGATAACATTACTTTTAATCATCTGTCCTTCATCGTCTAagacaatttcattggtccgaacagtttctgttcgggaataattactcctctatggatcaggTCCAGACTGacctgcccgagctcaaatgttgtgggcggggctgagtttggctggCACCCAGGCtacagctttgcatcacaggaataaattatattttaaagcatactaaaatagaaaaacattattttagtggtaataatatttcaaaatattacaaattttttctgtatttattatcaaataaatgcaggcttgatgatcATGAGAgcattctttcaaaaacattaaaaatagtaatgtttccaaacttttgaccgctatatatatatctgtgcGCTATGGGAATTCTTATTCTAGCCCTCCGCCTCCCCAGCACCACCTGCCTAAATCAATTAAAGTATCATCTGTGAATGATTTTATCTCACGGAtcattttcttttaataaacACTGTTACATATTTGCAGACAATATTTTGCAGAATGCAACAAGGCAAAACAGGAAGCCACTGAGACCCAGAGAAGATGTGATGAGTTTATATCAACATTAGCAAACAAAGTCTCTGTAAATGTGGCAGGAAAGGTGGATCCTATGGATTATATTGTATCCGTGGTAAGTGTTTTAGCCATATGCTTTTTGCCAAACCTTTAATATTCTCCAGATCTCTAACATATCTCTCTATGATAAGGTGGATGCATGCTTCAAGGAAAGAGAGCGGCTGAAGAGCTGCATTTGTTCTTTAGAGGAGAGTGTGAAGTTGTATGAGGTGGAGTGTAAAGCCAGCAGAGAAACCGTAAAGAGACTGGCGACTGATGTAGACCGTGAACAGACGCTCTCAACCTCCAGAGCAAATGAGCTGAACTCTAACAGACAGGTATCAGTCCAGATCAATCATGCAATGTAACAACTTTAGCAACACAAGCATATTTTACGGTGAATCTGACCTAACCTGTCCATAATATGTCTGGGTTATACAATACTGATCAAACATTTGgaataactgcatttattcgaTTTAATATATTGGGTACGTTCAacataattacaattttaaaaataataacaattcttccgttttcagcagccattactcatCTTCAGTGTCATAAAAGTATGTTCAGTGTCACAAAACGTTCCCATTATGTTCTCTGAATGTTCAAAATGCCCAGTTTTTAATGtctttaaaaacgttttttctTAGTTATACAAATATTAAGGGGACATTCCATTTGGTCATTTTACAAACATtatgaaaataggctcattttaaaataggctcattttccaattCCCCTAGAGTTGaccagttgagttttaccgttttctAATTTATTCAGCCGATCTCCGGGTCTGGCGCTagaacttttagcatagcttagcataattcATTGAATCTGATAAGACCGTTCAACTCACTCAACTGTTTAAAAAAACCCCTGTAAAACTCACCTTGTTTAACTCTAGAAAAAAAGCAGTGTTCCTTTAAGAACCAGATAACTTTGAACCAACGTTCTATTAACATTACtggaataattttttttcataacTTGTTCTTTTTAACAGTGGAATCCATATTtcgaaaacaaaaaaaaaaaccttaattaTTCTAAACTTTAACAAGTTGCTTATTTCAAGGAGTAATATActtagattattatttttttgataaGTCTGCACTTATCAAACTGCACTTgataaaggtgcactatgtagtattttttcagtaaaatatccaaaaaccactaggccattGTTAtaaattttgttcagttgagtacttacaatatcccaaatgtttccaactatttgtaaattgtgagaaaattgctattttgactaaggaccgggatgtttcagcatagcgtttgagcgagtcacCTGTCAGTTGTGTCATAtcttaccctcggttttattctgctgaagcgcttttctcttagcagtgtgaacatgtcacagcagcgccgagcgaacgcacagagtaacgtcataacaattttaaacacacttaaatgtatctaatatgataaacagagctgctttaccttataatcatgaccggaaaaaacGGAAGTGCgtgcgcccggcgactgtgtcctgtcctgtcataataaaagtcccggtgttagcgagccgtgtgtttgtataacaatcgctccagcggccgtgctcagctcctcaacactcggccctgctctgctttacactacagtaacgttaataaccgcatccatgaacatgatttctgcccgagtcctattttccaccggctgtgaggtgaagaccacatgtcccaagttactgcgctcacacttggcgtcatcaaactacacctttgtttagaataggagccctccagtggacggaaagttgcatagtgcaagTTTAACGTTGCCTATTAGATGTATATTACTAGGattttgtctgtttattagaacttataaagcacatattattctgcatgaccatattctagatcccttaatcctacccaatacttATACCTAAACTTTTAATAACCTGTtgttaggagtttattgaggcaaaagtcatatttagttaataataagaattggaccctaatctaaagtgtgagcattttttttaaacattgtgaAGTTAAATTTACCGTAAAGCAAAATCAGTGAGATTAAATCAGCAATATACTATATGTTTTGTCAGGAATTGGATATGATCTCCCTGAAGAAGCTAAGTTTAGAGAGGGAGAACCAGACCCTTAAAAACTCCCTGCAGGAGACTGAACTGGCGCTGACGTCTGCACAGCAGCGCTGCCGCCACTATGAGAATCTGTCTCAAGATCTGGAACATAAACTCCACAGCTGCCAGAATGAAGCTTCGGCGTCTCGCAGTCACCATGAGGCCTTCGTGAAGAATGTGGAAGCCCTGCTGGACGATCAGTCTCTTCCTGTTCCACACACAGAGAACGACATATTGAAGGCACTTACAGCCCTTTGTACCAGGGAGAAAAGTGCACGAAAGGTCATTTGCATTTCAGACTATTATAAAAtgcttttatatataaaattactgATGCTTTGTGTGTGCTCTAGTCTCAGATGGAGATGGAAGGGAGGCTGGCGGAGGTGACAGAGCAGTTGTCCAGACACAAACAGCTTCAGAGCGGCTCTGAACGGAGGACACAGGAGCTGCTGGACAGAATAAAGAGTCTGGAGGATGAGCTGCTGACCGCTGCAGTCTGCAAAGATGGAATGAATCTGGACAAACAGCATGTGAGGAAGCAGCCTTAGTTCACACTGTAAAGCATTTTTGGCCACTGTATCCACCTTATTTTCCAACAAGAATGCTATTTTCtgcactgtattttttttttttttgatttttgttggcttaacttaaaaaaataagtaacctggttgctttaaaattttgagttaattgaaattaaaaatgtgcgttgatacaatgaaggaaatttgtttaataaatagaaactcaaaatatgattttatctaaaccacataaaacaattgataaatcatgaaaatagcactacttggcatgtttcactgcgtcatcagaaataaaacacacacaattacccaatatgcttacaatcttttaataatattttaataaaggttgtcgaatctcaaatttttttcattgtattacccttaaaattttaatttcaaagaaatcaaaattttaaggcaaccaggtaactttttttctaaatcattttataCAGTGTGTGAATATGCAAGACTTCCAGTTCATTAACTGCAATAGGTAAATACCTAGAAGAATAGTGCACTACAATCCAGTGTGTTtataacaatatattaaaaaacgAAAAAAGACATTCTAACCATAAGCAACTTTGCAACTACGTCAACTAACTCTCACTGCAAACcctaatgctcaaaataattaCTTGGTTTGAGTAGACTCaattaaacaaatgagttaaatcaaataaacttttatgagtatttagaactttctttcTCTTCATAAAAATgacacatttgaagtaatctgaattgtttgattgttttgagttttattgaACTTGAGTTTTAGactaacttaaatttaactgaaactgggctagaatttctatttcccagcatgctttgctatgacactcaaaagggacagtaaatGCTAAATACCATCATGGCGACGAGTGTAGCATGAGTTTGGTTTAAACAGATATACAGTTAATACATACATAATGTTAAATGTTCTATATTGTACTCATTCAGCAACTGTGCTAATGCCATAATAGTATTTTTCAGCATTTATTGAAACTTGATATTTTAAATCAAGTCAAGTTTCCACTACTCAAAATATTTAAGTTGATCgtttaagttaaatgtatgaattagcttactcaaatattttaagttaagGACAATTCAAATAtatgagtacaaaataaaaagttctacttttattttaactttatatttcataactttaaaaaaaatagatggAACCAATTgcctaattttttttgttttgccaacttattcaGGTTAACAGTGTATTAGCAGACTGATATGTTAGGGTTTAGGTAAGTAGAATAAGTTGGCATGTAGTTGCAATCAAAATAAAGAGTTAGTAGATATTAcacagacagtctactaatactcaaATGAGAGATAGTTCATATGCAGTTGTAAAGATttttatagttagtagaatgtctaaagtggactatcaacaaagtgttaccaaataacaTGATAAGAAATACCCGTTTGTAATATCAACCAGGATAACAAGCAGTTTTTGACAGCTAAAAATAGCTTCAAGCGAACGATACCAGAAGCCTTGCACAATTACGTTACAAATGAAAGTGCCTGCTGTCACGTTAATAAAGGATATCAATTGGAATAATCAGAATGCATCATAAATGACTTAAAATGTCCTCTCAGTAATGTCATTGGTCTTCTTCCTCTGTAGTACCTGCGGTTTGTGGAGCAGCTCTCAGAGAAGTTAAAAGTGGATCATGTTGCCGCAGATCTGGGATTTGATATGAGACTTGAGGCCATTCTTACACGAGCACAACAGCTGACCAGGCAGGAAGGGACAACGCTGCTGGAGAGCAGGACACAAATCTACAGCCTTCAGAGAAAGGCATGTAAAAATGTTACAAACATGTTACATGTACAAATTATTCTATACGTGTCATatttttcaaacttaaaatggtaacactttattttatagtGTCATGTTACATATGCTACATGCAGTTACTACAGGATAACCACTATACAGTACTATAACCATaaaatatgcataattacatgcaactaaccctcaaccctATCCTTATAGGAagtataattaataattaaatgtgtaattacagtgtaacaaagacaccttaaaatacaatgtaaaaatgcaatatacacaatatatatatatacatacatacatatgaaaataaaatgcaaatcggatttatttattataatataaatatgaagaattttctttttgattgaatgtttaattatatttaaaataaaagttaccATATATACCATATATATTAGAAAAATGTGaatcttaaatataaatgttgatGTAATTTTGAAATTTTAACCATACAGCATTCCTTATGTTATATCACTGCTAATGATAATTGGCTATTTTTCCATCCATGGCTACAGCTTAAAGAACAGAAGGAGCGTTCAGAAAGTAAAGACCTTCACCTGGAGCTGCTGAGGAGGAAGGTGGTCCAGCTGGAGGAGGAGAAGAGGAGCCGCTCAGCTCTGGCTGTGGAGAAAGATGACGCTGCTCTGGCCTGTAAGAAGCTCCAGAAGCGGGTGGATCGACTGCAGGCGGAGCTGAGCACCTCACGCTTCTCCAACACAGAGCTGAAAGCCCAGCTGTCCCACACCAATGAGCTCAAGGTACAGGGAAGAGCCCTGGCCCCCAGACCCTCACCAAACAGAGTCGTTTCAGcataaaatacaaacaaatatatatttaataaaaaagtaaatctgtaaatataaaaacctgttcatcttcagaatgcTTCTAAATATGAAATTGCATGAATATAAAAATGACTTTTCATCAAGATTAACTCTGTATAGGGTTCTTGATATGACTATACGTTTCTTTGGAGAAAATGCTAATTTTCTTTAGATCAGTGTTTTAGTTTCTGAATGTATGTACTGATATAAGACGTGCTTTCAATACAGAGTTGATTGGAttaaagcatctgccaaatggaTAAACGTTTAAGTTCTAAATCAACCCTTCATGTTTTAAGTCGCAAAAGAATGGAAGTAGCATCTTTTCTTCCATATTGCGACGTACAACGTGATTTAAATTGGATTATTGAAAAACAAATAGATTTTCTTTCACTGGAATATTGAGTTATGACATTTTGATTGAGATTGATCAGGTCAAAACAATCATTAAAACGAAATATCCATGGATGAATTGTTCACAGTAAGATCAATAACATACATTTAGAAAACAGAGTGGCAATGCTTATAAATGCTCAGTTTCTGCTGTCTTTGGTGCAACAAGATCAAAGTGATGGAACAAAACCAAGCCATAGAGGAGCAGACTAAGAATTTGGGAAAGCTCGAGAAGAACAAGGTAAAGACTGAGAAGAAGCTGACCACCATCAAGTCAGATCTGCAAAACCAGGAACTCAGAGCCAGAGATGAGATCCAACAAGCCCAAAGACTCCTGGACACTCAGTCTAGTGCCATA is from Pseudorasbora parva isolate DD20220531a chromosome 10, ASM2467924v1, whole genome shotgun sequence and encodes:
- the ccdc170 gene encoding coiled-coil domain-containing protein 170: MEESVIQQHLTHYKQAIETAREEMAVLQAKYNNLQSQFLESQSKVASQDETLKSLKDAIDRHKEKEARHESLISSLRERNYKTEQEMISITSSKSIMDMRIHTLTKENEEIKEKTMELDMKSKQYFAECNKAKQEATETQRRCDEFISTLANKVSVNVAGKVDPMDYIVSVVDACFKERERLKSCICSLEESVKLYEVECKASRETVKRLATDVDREQTLSTSRANELNSNRQELDMISLKKLSLERENQTLKNSLQETELALTSAQQRCRHYENLSQDLEHKLHSCQNEASASRSHHEAFVKNVEALLDDQSLPVPHTENDILKALTALCTREKSARKSQMEMEGRLAEVTEQLSRHKQLQSGSERRTQELLDRIKSLEDELLTAAVCKDGMNLDKQHYLRFVEQLSEKLKVDHVAADLGFDMRLEAILTRAQQLTRQEGTTLLESRTQIYSLQRKLKEQKERSESKDLHLELLRRKVVQLEEEKRSRSALAVEKDDAALACKKLQKRVDRLQAELSTSRFSNTELKAQLSHTNELKIKVMEQNQAIEEQTKNLGKLEKNKVKTEKKLTTIKSDLQNQELRARDEIQQAQRLLDTQSSAIADLTHSEKQLLDFYTVVSQMLGVDCTGCVPNYEVLRRLEVLIQSRHCTAHLHQHHTPLIWETAVPSVAHSHEFKPQALPAPSSLTSERSAAHSDNNLQF